The proteins below come from a single Anguilla rostrata isolate EN2019 chromosome 3, ASM1855537v3, whole genome shotgun sequence genomic window:
- the LOC135251511 gene encoding ephrin type-B receptor 4a-like isoform X2: MEHVQWTVIAALLFVGALRLSTAEEEVLMNTKLETSDLKWTIYPQSDPEWEEVSGLDEEGNSVRTYQVCPTDSSGNHWLRSTLIQRRGATQVYAELRFTMMECSSLPTHHRSCKETFNLFYYQADSDEATPDHPSWMENPYTKVDTVAADFLLRKGGERKSNVKTLRLGPLSKRGFYLAFQAQGACMALLSVRVFFKKCPALTRAFSYFPETVPHTLVQQAQGRCVEHAQQPGAQPAPPHMFCGEDGQWVDHPTTSCACAPGYEPVDTDVRCRACLVGQFKPGPGTGQCRPCPAFSSAAVAGSAMCVCRPGYHRADSDPPEASCTKPPTAPRSIVTQINDTSLTLEWSEPLERGGRLDLSYAVECLRCGAPGGPCSSCGDSVSYRPAQSGLSARRVVVWGLLPRTTYTFSVRALNGVSPRSGGEPASESVNITTSRDVPVPVPDIKRSRATESSLTLHWQVPEQPHYNILEYQLRYCEKDKQNEDVGWRYTETQTNQVVLSDLRRATQYEVQVRARTMAGYGIFSKTSVFRTQPDDESHSQLMVTGVLAAMGLLLLITVIAIAVFCVRKHTRVKDPELSDKNGQYLIGQGIKVYIDPFTYEDPNEAVREFAKEIDVSFVKIEEVIGAGEFGEVCRGRLKVPGKKENYVAIKTLKGGYTEKQRRDFLSEASIMGQFQHPNIIHLEGVITASCPVMILTEYMENGALDSFLRLNDGQFTPIQLVGMLRGIASGMKYLSEMSYVHRDLAARNILVNSNLVCKVSDFGLSRFLQENSSDPTYTSSLGGKIPIRWTAPEAIAFRKFTSASDAWSYGIVMWEVMSFGERPYWDMSNQDVINAIEQDYRLPPPPDCPTSLHQLMLDCWQKERAARPRFAAIVSALDKLIRNPASLKIVAREGAGPSHPLLDQRSPPPLSACGSVGEWLRAIKMGRYEESFIQAGFTSFELVSQISTEDLLRIGVTLAGHQKKILSSIQTLRVHNKSPSTVRY; encoded by the exons aagTCCTGATGAACACGAAGCTGGAGACGTCGGACCTTAAGTGGACCATCTACCCCCAGTCCGACCCGGAG TGGGAGGAGGTGAGCGGCCTGGACGAGGAGGGCAACAGCGTGCGGACCTACCAGGTGTGCCCGACGGACAGCTCGGGGAACCACTGGCTGCGCAGCACGCTGATCCAGAGGCGGGGCGCCACGCAGGTGTACGCCGAGCTGCGCTTCACCATGATGGAGTGCTCCTCACTCCCCACGCACCACCGCAGCTGCAAGGAGACCTTCAACCTCTTCTACTACCAGGCCGACTCCGACGAGGCCACGCCCGACCACCCGTCCTGGATGGAGAACCCCTACACCAAG gtggaCACGGTGGCAGCGGACTTCCTCCTGCGCAAGGGCGGCGAGCGCAAGTCCAACGTGAAGACGCTGCGGCTGGGGCCCCTGAGCAAGCGGGGCTTCTACCTGGCCTTCCAGGCGCAGGGGGCCTGCATGGCGCTGCTCTCCGTGCGCGTCTTCTTCAAGAAGTGCCCCGCCCTCACGCGCGCCTTCTCCTACTTCCCCGAGACGGTGCCGCACACGCTGGTGCAGCAGGCGCAGGGCCGCTGCGTGGAGCACGCCCAGCAGCCCGGCGCCcagcccgccccgccccacatGTTCTGCGGCGAGGACGGCCAGTGGGTGGACCACCCCACCACCAGCTGCGCCTGCGCGCCCGGCTACGAGCCCGTGGACACCGACGTCCGCTGCCGAG CCTGCCTCGTGGGTCAGTTCAAGCCGGGGCCGGGGACGGGCCAGTGCCGGCCGTGCCCCGCCTTCAGCAGCGCCGCCGTCGCCGGGTCGGCAATGTGCGTCTGTCGCCCCGGTTACCACCGCGCCGACTCGGACCCGCCCGAAGCGTCCTGCACGA agccgccCACGGCGCCGCGCAGCATCGTCACGCAGATCAACGACACGTCGCTGACGCTGGAGTGGAGCGAGCCACTGGAGCGCGGCGGCCGGCTGGACCTGAGCTACGCGGTGGAGTGCCTGCGCTgcggggccccggggggccccTGCTCGTCCTGCGGGGACAGCGTCAGCTACCGGCCGGCGCAGAGCGGCCTGAGCGCGCGCCGCGTGGTGGTCTGGGGCCTGCTGCCCCGCACCACCTACACCTTCAGCGTGCGCGCGCTCAACGGCGTGTCCCCGCGCAGCGGCGGCGAGCCGGCCAGCGAGAGCGTCAACATCACCACCAGCCGGGACG ttccAGTGCCGGTTCCAGATATTAAGCGGAGCCGagccacagagagcagcctgACTCTGCACTGGCAGGTCCCTGAGCAGCCCCACTACAACATACTGGAGTACCAGCTCCGCTACTgcgagaag GACAAGCAGAACGAGGACGTGGGCTGGCGCTACACGGAGACCCAGACCAACCAGGTGGTGCTGAGCGACCTGCGGCGGGCCACGCAGTACGAGGTGCAGGTGCGCGCCCGCACCATGGCGGGGTACGGCATCTTCAGCAAGACCTCCGTGTTCCGCACGCAGCCCGACG ACGAGTCCCACTCCCAGCTGATGGTGACCGGGGTGCTGGCGGCCatgggcctgctgctgctcatcACCGTCATCGCCATCGCCGTCTTCTGCGTCCG AAAGCACACCAGAGTGAAGGACCCGGAGCTGAGCGACAAGAACGGACAGTACCTGATTGGCCAGg GGATTAAGGTGTACATCGACCCCTTCACCTATGAGGACCCCAACGAGGCGGTGCGGGAGTTTGCGAAGGAGATCGACGTGTCCTTCGTCAAGATCGAGGAGGTCATTGGAGCCG GTGAGTTCGGGGAGGTGTGTCGGGGCCGGCTGAAGGTCCCGGGGAAGAAGGAGAACTACGTGGCCATCAAGACGCTGAAGGGCGGCTACACGGAGAAGCAGAGGCGGGACTTCCTGAGCGAGGCCAGCATCATGGGCCAGTTCCAGCACCCCAACATCATCCACCTGGAGGGCGTCATCACGGCCAGCTGCCCCGTCATGATCCTCACCGAGTACATGGAGAACGGGGCGCTGGACTCCTTCCTGCGG CTGAACGACGGGCAGTTCACGCCCATCCAGCTGGTGGGCATGCTGCGTGGCATCGCCTCGGGCATGAAGTACCTGTCGGAGATGAGCTACGTGCACCGGGACCTGGCCGCACGCAACATCCTGGTCAACAGCAACCTGGTGTGCAAGGTGTCCGACTTCGGCCTGTCCCGCTTCCTCCAGGAGAACTCCTCCGACCCCACCTACACCAGCTCCCTG GGCGGCAAGATCCCCATCCGCTGGACCGCCCCGGAGGCCATCGCATTCCGCAAGTTCACCTCGGCGTCGGACGCCTGGAGCTACGGCATCGTCATGTGGGAGGTCATGTCCTTCGGAGAGAGGCCCTACTGGGACATGAGCAACCAGGAC gtcatCAACGCCATTGAGCAGGACTACcggctgcccccgcccccggacTGCCCCACCTCCCTGCACCAGCTGATGCTGGACTGCTGGCAGAAGGAGCGGGCCGCCCGCCCCCGCTTCGCCGCCATCGTCAGCGCGCTGGACAAGCTGATCCGCAACCCGGCCTCGCTCAAGATCGTGGCCCGAGAGGGAGCCGG gcCCTCGCACCCCCTGCTGGACCAGCGCAGCCCCCCGCCCCTGTCCGCCTGCGGCTCTGTTGGGGAGTGGCTCAGGGCCATCAAGATGGGCCGCTACGAAGAGAGCTTCATCCAGGCCGGGTTCACGTCTTTCGAGCTGGTCTCCCAGATATCCACCGA GGACCTCCTGCGCATTGGGGTGACTCTGGCCGGACATCAGAAAAAGATCCTCTCCAGCATCCAGACCCTCAGAGTGCACAACAAGAGCCCCAGCACTGTGCGCTACTAA
- the LOC135251511 gene encoding ephrin type-B receptor 4a-like isoform X1, with the protein MEHVQWTVIAALLFVGALRLSTAEEEVLMNTKLETSDLKWTIYPQSDPEWEEVSGLDEEGNSVRTYQVCPTDSSGNHWLRSTLIQRRGATQVYAELRFTMMECSSLPTHHRSCKETFNLFYYQADSDEATPDHPSWMENPYTKVDTVAADFLLRKGGERKSNVKTLRLGPLSKRGFYLAFQAQGACMALLSVRVFFKKCPALTRAFSYFPETVPHTLVQQAQGRCVEHAQQPGAQPAPPHMFCGEDGQWVDHPTTSCACAPGYEPVDTDVRCRACLVGQFKPGPGTGQCRPCPAFSSAAVAGSAMCVCRPGYHRADSDPPEASCTKPPTAPRSIVTQINDTSLTLEWSEPLERGGRLDLSYAVECLRCGAPGGPCSSCGDSVSYRPAQSGLSARRVVVWGLLPRTTYTFSVRALNGVSPRSGGEPASESVNITTSRDVPVPVPDIKRSRATESSLTLHWQVPEQPHYNILEYQLRYCEKDKQNEDVGWRYTETQTNQVVLSDLRRATQYEVQVRARTMAGYGIFSKTSVFRTQPDEDESHSQLMVTGVLAAMGLLLLITVIAIAVFCVRKHTRVKDPELSDKNGQYLIGQGIKVYIDPFTYEDPNEAVREFAKEIDVSFVKIEEVIGAGEFGEVCRGRLKVPGKKENYVAIKTLKGGYTEKQRRDFLSEASIMGQFQHPNIIHLEGVITASCPVMILTEYMENGALDSFLRLNDGQFTPIQLVGMLRGIASGMKYLSEMSYVHRDLAARNILVNSNLVCKVSDFGLSRFLQENSSDPTYTSSLGGKIPIRWTAPEAIAFRKFTSASDAWSYGIVMWEVMSFGERPYWDMSNQDVINAIEQDYRLPPPPDCPTSLHQLMLDCWQKERAARPRFAAIVSALDKLIRNPASLKIVAREGAGPSHPLLDQRSPPPLSACGSVGEWLRAIKMGRYEESFIQAGFTSFELVSQISTEDLLRIGVTLAGHQKKILSSIQTLRVHNKSPSTVRY; encoded by the exons aagTCCTGATGAACACGAAGCTGGAGACGTCGGACCTTAAGTGGACCATCTACCCCCAGTCCGACCCGGAG TGGGAGGAGGTGAGCGGCCTGGACGAGGAGGGCAACAGCGTGCGGACCTACCAGGTGTGCCCGACGGACAGCTCGGGGAACCACTGGCTGCGCAGCACGCTGATCCAGAGGCGGGGCGCCACGCAGGTGTACGCCGAGCTGCGCTTCACCATGATGGAGTGCTCCTCACTCCCCACGCACCACCGCAGCTGCAAGGAGACCTTCAACCTCTTCTACTACCAGGCCGACTCCGACGAGGCCACGCCCGACCACCCGTCCTGGATGGAGAACCCCTACACCAAG gtggaCACGGTGGCAGCGGACTTCCTCCTGCGCAAGGGCGGCGAGCGCAAGTCCAACGTGAAGACGCTGCGGCTGGGGCCCCTGAGCAAGCGGGGCTTCTACCTGGCCTTCCAGGCGCAGGGGGCCTGCATGGCGCTGCTCTCCGTGCGCGTCTTCTTCAAGAAGTGCCCCGCCCTCACGCGCGCCTTCTCCTACTTCCCCGAGACGGTGCCGCACACGCTGGTGCAGCAGGCGCAGGGCCGCTGCGTGGAGCACGCCCAGCAGCCCGGCGCCcagcccgccccgccccacatGTTCTGCGGCGAGGACGGCCAGTGGGTGGACCACCCCACCACCAGCTGCGCCTGCGCGCCCGGCTACGAGCCCGTGGACACCGACGTCCGCTGCCGAG CCTGCCTCGTGGGTCAGTTCAAGCCGGGGCCGGGGACGGGCCAGTGCCGGCCGTGCCCCGCCTTCAGCAGCGCCGCCGTCGCCGGGTCGGCAATGTGCGTCTGTCGCCCCGGTTACCACCGCGCCGACTCGGACCCGCCCGAAGCGTCCTGCACGA agccgccCACGGCGCCGCGCAGCATCGTCACGCAGATCAACGACACGTCGCTGACGCTGGAGTGGAGCGAGCCACTGGAGCGCGGCGGCCGGCTGGACCTGAGCTACGCGGTGGAGTGCCTGCGCTgcggggccccggggggccccTGCTCGTCCTGCGGGGACAGCGTCAGCTACCGGCCGGCGCAGAGCGGCCTGAGCGCGCGCCGCGTGGTGGTCTGGGGCCTGCTGCCCCGCACCACCTACACCTTCAGCGTGCGCGCGCTCAACGGCGTGTCCCCGCGCAGCGGCGGCGAGCCGGCCAGCGAGAGCGTCAACATCACCACCAGCCGGGACG ttccAGTGCCGGTTCCAGATATTAAGCGGAGCCGagccacagagagcagcctgACTCTGCACTGGCAGGTCCCTGAGCAGCCCCACTACAACATACTGGAGTACCAGCTCCGCTACTgcgagaag GACAAGCAGAACGAGGACGTGGGCTGGCGCTACACGGAGACCCAGACCAACCAGGTGGTGCTGAGCGACCTGCGGCGGGCCACGCAGTACGAGGTGCAGGTGCGCGCCCGCACCATGGCGGGGTACGGCATCTTCAGCAAGACCTCCGTGTTCCGCACGCAGCCCGACG AAGACGAGTCCCACTCCCAGCTGATGGTGACCGGGGTGCTGGCGGCCatgggcctgctgctgctcatcACCGTCATCGCCATCGCCGTCTTCTGCGTCCG AAAGCACACCAGAGTGAAGGACCCGGAGCTGAGCGACAAGAACGGACAGTACCTGATTGGCCAGg GGATTAAGGTGTACATCGACCCCTTCACCTATGAGGACCCCAACGAGGCGGTGCGGGAGTTTGCGAAGGAGATCGACGTGTCCTTCGTCAAGATCGAGGAGGTCATTGGAGCCG GTGAGTTCGGGGAGGTGTGTCGGGGCCGGCTGAAGGTCCCGGGGAAGAAGGAGAACTACGTGGCCATCAAGACGCTGAAGGGCGGCTACACGGAGAAGCAGAGGCGGGACTTCCTGAGCGAGGCCAGCATCATGGGCCAGTTCCAGCACCCCAACATCATCCACCTGGAGGGCGTCATCACGGCCAGCTGCCCCGTCATGATCCTCACCGAGTACATGGAGAACGGGGCGCTGGACTCCTTCCTGCGG CTGAACGACGGGCAGTTCACGCCCATCCAGCTGGTGGGCATGCTGCGTGGCATCGCCTCGGGCATGAAGTACCTGTCGGAGATGAGCTACGTGCACCGGGACCTGGCCGCACGCAACATCCTGGTCAACAGCAACCTGGTGTGCAAGGTGTCCGACTTCGGCCTGTCCCGCTTCCTCCAGGAGAACTCCTCCGACCCCACCTACACCAGCTCCCTG GGCGGCAAGATCCCCATCCGCTGGACCGCCCCGGAGGCCATCGCATTCCGCAAGTTCACCTCGGCGTCGGACGCCTGGAGCTACGGCATCGTCATGTGGGAGGTCATGTCCTTCGGAGAGAGGCCCTACTGGGACATGAGCAACCAGGAC gtcatCAACGCCATTGAGCAGGACTACcggctgcccccgcccccggacTGCCCCACCTCCCTGCACCAGCTGATGCTGGACTGCTGGCAGAAGGAGCGGGCCGCCCGCCCCCGCTTCGCCGCCATCGTCAGCGCGCTGGACAAGCTGATCCGCAACCCGGCCTCGCTCAAGATCGTGGCCCGAGAGGGAGCCGG gcCCTCGCACCCCCTGCTGGACCAGCGCAGCCCCCCGCCCCTGTCCGCCTGCGGCTCTGTTGGGGAGTGGCTCAGGGCCATCAAGATGGGCCGCTACGAAGAGAGCTTCATCCAGGCCGGGTTCACGTCTTTCGAGCTGGTCTCCCAGATATCCACCGA GGACCTCCTGCGCATTGGGGTGACTCTGGCCGGACATCAGAAAAAGATCCTCTCCAGCATCCAGACCCTCAGAGTGCACAACAAGAGCCCCAGCACTGTGCGCTACTAA